The nucleotide window ccctccttaatactcatcaccggGCTAGCCCATCCCTCTAACcccatcccctctaaaaccctcagtttgtttcatggagtccacagtctttcttggttcatctccccctctgatttccaccccttcatttttcccttccttctcctattccttatgttccacttttgagtgaaaccatattataattggctttctttgcttgacttatttcactcagtatagtctcctccagtcccatccatgtcgatgcaaatgttgggtattcatcatttctgatagctgagtaacagtccattgtatatatggaccacatcttctttatccattcatctgttgaagggcatctctgctctttccacagtctggctatggtggacattgctgctatgaatcctggggtgcatatggcctttctttttgctacatctgtatctttggggtaaatatacagtagtgcaattgccaggttaTAGGGTTGCTCTCAACTCTTTTTCTCTTAATGCTTCATTCTGAATATTTTCTACTGATCTGTATTCTAGTTTACAAATTTTCTCCTTAGCAATTTCTAATCTGAAAAATCCATTCATTGAGTTCCTAATTTTAGtcattgtacttttaaaaaatttacctgCTATTCTCTTTATTACTTCCACAATCCTGTTAAAATTCTTAGCCTCTTTTATCCTTTGAACataataactttcattttttttaatttaaaatcaaatagTCAACATATACCACATTactagtttttgatataatgttcaatgattcattggtTATGTGTATGTTAACTCCAAAATCTGAAACCTCTTTGggtttttctattgtttctgaTATTTTAATTCATATTGCAGGAACTCCTCAATTTTTGAATTGTGTGTCTGGCAGTATATACACAAAACTTCTATGGATAACACTGAGGGCTAGAATAATGCGTCTTCTTCTTgagatgtgtttatttttgcaaGGTGTCAGAGACACTAGCATTCACAtcacctcttttttttccatttcattttatttcttttcagtgttccagcattcactgtttatgcaccacacccagtgctccatgcaatacgtgccctccataatacccaccaccaggctcacccaaccccccaccctctcccctccaaaaccctcagtttgtttctcagagtccacagtctcttatggtttgtctcccccctccagtttcccccaactcacttctctccatcttccaatgtcctctgtgttattccttatgctccacaagtaagtgaaaccatataatacttgataCAATTTCAGTGATTGAAACAGTCAGAAGCTGAACTGCCTACCTACTCCTTATTTAACTCACTCCTATGGTGCAACCTGGGTGGTCCCCAGTAACCAACCACTGTCAGCATTAACTCTTTAAGACAGGAAAAACCTCACTGCTTAGATACCTGGCCTCTCAGACTTCATTTTCAAAACTGgctttttcaagaaaaaagaagttcTCAGTAATGAAATCCCTAGACCTCTGTGTTTATCTTGGATTTTGTTTAGTAATTCTTTACTAAATCATTAACTCTCTTATACCTtcaatcagattttttttgttgtcatttatcttttcttaacAGTCTTCAGCAGGAAGTTTAGCTTGACCTACTTCATCTGCTAATACTGGAACTGTAATTCCCCTGGTGAGGACTGAGGTTCATGCCACCCCCCAGAAATGGAAACCTCTCCATTGTTTACTTTCAAGACTTTGTGCTGGAGGGATTCAAGGGAGGACTGGAGACCCAGGCCCTGCTCTTCGCTGTGTTCCTGGCCCTGTACATGGTGACTATGCTGGGGAACCTCACCATGATCATGGTTATCACCCTGGATGCCCACCTGCACTCCCCAATGTACTTCTTCCTCAAGAACCTCTCCTTCCTGGATTTGTGCTACTCATCTGTTATTGCCCCCAATGCCCTGGTCAACTTCTTCTCCCCATCCAAGGTCATCACCTTTGCAGGCTGTGCCACCCagttattctttttctccctacTGGTCACCACTGAAGGTTTCCTCCTGGGtgtcatggcctatgaccgcttcATGGCCATCTGTAGCCCCTTGCGCTACCCTATCACCATGTGCCACTCTGCCTGCACTCGCCTGGTTCTGGGCACCTACTGTGGAGGCTGTCTCAACTCTGTTGTGCAGACCAGCTTCACATTCCGCCTCCCATTCTGTAGCTCCAACCGCATCAACCACTTCTTCTGTGATGTTCCCCCCCTGCTCCAGCTCGCCTGTGGCAACACAGCCATTAATGAACTTATCTTGTTTGGCATCTGTGGGCTCATCATTGTGGGTGTGACATCTGTGGTCCTCGTCTCCTATGGCTACATCACGGTGACCATCCTGCGGATGCGCTCAGGAGCTGGGAGACGCAAGGTCTTCTCCACCTGTGGCTCCCACATGGCTGCAGTGACACTCTTTGTTGGGACTGTCTTTGTCATGTATGCCCAGCCAGGAGCAATTGAGTCCATGGAGCAGGGCAAGGTGGTCTCTGTCTTCTACACGCTGGTCATCCCAATGCTCAATCCCCTCATCTACAGTCTGCGAAATAAGGATGTGAAGGAGGCCTTGTGGAGGCTGGGCAAGAAACACACAGCCATGTGAAGGAGGTACTGGAGGGAAAGACTGCCCTCCAGGCTGGATGGAAGTCTCAGAGAGACACTGAAATATGAGAACCCCCTAAAACCATTTCCACTTCCACATGGAATTGGATATGTTAAGAAACTCATTCATTTACTCTTTCAATCAATGTTGCTTAAAAACTTTTAATGGATAAGATGTTTATTAAATGggaaatacatagaaaaataagGATGTTCTTCACCCAATAAGTGCTCAGAGAAGGAACAATGACTTGAATCACATGAAGACTGGGCAGAGAAATCACTGGGCATCAAGGCAGGGGTGGGTCTTCTGTCTATTACTTATCATGGTTCCCTGGGCCATCCAGATTTAGTGGGAAAGAAATCAGATGTTTGTGCATCTTGATCTAACTTGTAAGAGAATACTGTTTTAAACACTGTACCTTTACCCTCCTGTACTCTAGATGCAGGGCCTTGCTGTCTCCTGTTGGCCAGACATGAGTATTTGCCCCTCATAAATGGGCTGCCATCCTTAAAATACCACTTCCAGAGAGatctgtttaaaataataatgtaatgcaTGGCCAAGGAATTCCCCATGGTGGAATAGGCTTGGCTGGAGTGGTTCAGGTCTGACGATAGGGCCTCTCTCACAGAAGAGCCAGGTTGGTGGTTTGAGGCAAATGCATTGGTTTCATTCAGGGGAAGGAGTTCCCTTGGGCTCTGCTTCATGACACCAAGGGCATGGAAGACACTGTTAATAGAAAAGATGACCTAGAGCTTCAGCTGTGACATCCACCTTCCTAGTCACAGAATGGTAGACATGAAGTATAAACAGATACAGTTTCTATGCATCTACAGAAAAAATATCAAACCATATCCACTCAGGGAGATCACCACTACCCAGGTAGAAAGAAACCTACTCAGTTTCCACAATACCCCTGCCTCCTTATAGTCATCGCCCTGCAAGGTTAACACCTATCCTCCCTCTAACACACAGATTAGTTTTGTCTGCTGTGAATTCCTATGAATAGAAGAacacaatttttcttcttttgtacttttttgggggtaatattctttttattttataaacatataatgtatttttatccccaggggtacagtggGGGTAATATTCTCTTTGTGAAGTTAATCCTTGTGATTATGTGTAGTAatagttctttaattttcattgctATATAAATTTCCTTAAATGAAGATACCATAATTTATCCATCTTactgttgatgaacacttgggttgtttccagtctttttttttaaagattatttatttatttatttgacagagatcacaagtaagcagagacacagacagagagagagagagacagagagaggaggaagccaactccctgctgagcagagagcccaatgtggggcttgataccaggaccctgagatcatgacctgagctgaaggcacaggctttaacccactgagccacctaggcaccctgtttccagtctttttttaaaaaaatgctgttatGAAATACTTTTacaggttttttaatttttaatttttttgctgtgAATTAATTCCTTTGGGCAttcttaggagtggaattgctcatATTTTTGGATAATTcaagttttcaaaaaatgttaCAGCAATCTTTGTTCCCAAAAATAGTGTCCAAGAGTTCCTGCTGCTACACATCATCACAAACAAGCCATATTGTCCGTCtcattaattttagtcattctggtgGACATATAGCCAcatatcattgtggttttcattttcatttctccagtgGCAATGGGACCAGATTTTCATATATTTAGCAGCAATTTGGATGTCCTCTTGGAGATGTATATATGCTTTTCTTAGTTTTTCTactgtattgtttttctttttcatactgaCTGTAGAAATTTTATCTATATTCTGGATATCAGTCCTTCACCagttatatgatttgcaaatatcttctccttctttctggaTTCCACATTTGCActtgtattgattttttaaaaagattttatttatttatttgacagagagagagagagggagatcacaagtaggcaggtcggggcggggggcaggatccctgctgagcagagagcccgatgcagggcttgatcccaggaccctgagatcatgacctgagctgaaggcagaggcttatcccactgagccacccaggtaccacatgtattgatttttaaaaatttttcctattGATAGAAGTTCTTAAATTTACTTAGTAAAGTTAGTTTATCAGTCATTTCCTTCATGGTTACTTCATTCTGCAGCATGTTTAAAGAACCACTGTTCACATTAAAtccaaaaagatattttttaaaaattattttaagttagccaccatacagtacttcattaattttttatgacATAGTCACAAATTCaagaccacattgagataccaccttataccaatcagaatgtctaaaattaacaagacagggaaaaacaaatgtcagcaagggtgcagagaaaggggaactctcttgtactgtttgtgggaatgcaagctggtatagccactctggaaaacagtatggaggttcctccagaagttaaaaatagagctaccttatgacccagaaattgcactgctgggtatttaccctaaacatatagatgtagtgaaaagaagggccacaggcctcccaatgttcatagcagcaatgtccacaatagccaaactggaaggagccaagatgtccttcaacagacgaatggataaagaagatgtggtccatatatacaatggaatattgctattactcagccatcagaaaggatgaattcccaactttttcatcaacatggatgggactgaaggagagtatgctgagtgaaataagtcaagcagagaaagacaattatatagtttcactcatatgtggaacaaaaAGATATTTCTCTATGTTATCTAGTAGAACTTTTCTTCCTCAGTCTTTTATATTAGTATCTATAATTCACATGGAACCAacttttttgtggtttttgtgaTATAgggcttgtttcattttttcccatatgGTTATCCTACCGACTGtttgaaaaatatatgttttccCCCACTGCTATGTAGTGTCACCTTTGTCATAAACCAAATGTCCCTATATATGTTGGTGTGCTTCAGAGTCTTATTCTGTCCGATTGGGCTATTTATATATTCTTGTGCTATTTTATAACATATTATtgaatgtttaaaaagtaaaatcactgGGCATTATatgaaaacaatgaatcatggaacactacatcaaaaactaatgatgtactatatgatgactaacataacataatga belongs to Meles meles chromosome 9, mMelMel3.1 paternal haplotype, whole genome shotgun sequence and includes:
- the LOC123951103 gene encoding olfactory receptor 12-like, producing MPPPRNGNLSIVYFQDFVLEGFKGGLETQALLFAVFLALYMVTMLGNLTMIMVITLDAHLHSPMYFFLKNLSFLDLCYSSVIAPNALVNFFSPSKVITFAGCATQLFFFSLLVTTEGFLLGVMAYDRFMAICSPLRYPITMCHSACTRLVLGTYCGGCLNSVVQTSFTFRLPFCSSNRINHFFCDVPPLLQLACGNTAINELILFGICGLIIVGVTSVVLVSYGYITVTILRMRSGAGRRKVFSTCGSHMAAVTLFVGTVFVMYAQPGAIESMEQGKVVSVFYTLVIPMLNPLIYSLRNKDVKEALWRLGKKHTAM